One genomic segment of Bdellovibrionales bacterium includes these proteins:
- a CDS encoding cytochrome c oxidase subunit 3 family protein, producing MSIAKTASEHHHAHHFESPEKEFIASKEGVWLFLATEILMFGGLFVALTIFRGLYPEVFLKGATTVDWRMGALNTVVLIFSSLTMALGIHYFQKGDRQKAIISLAVTVLCGAVFMVVKYFEYSHKLHLGLAPAKFFTNPEMANIEHIKIYFGLYYTMTGLHGAHVLIGMGLISWILYRAIAKDEFGPKYFTPVEGVGLFWHIIDLIWIFLFPLFYLT from the coding sequence ATGAGTATCGCTAAGACGGCATCTGAGCATCATCACGCACATCACTTCGAATCGCCTGAAAAGGAGTTTATTGCTTCTAAAGAAGGAGTTTGGTTGTTTCTCGCCACCGAAATTCTCATGTTTGGTGGGCTCTTTGTTGCTCTCACAATTTTCCGGGGGCTTTACCCTGAGGTCTTCCTTAAGGGAGCCACAACGGTGGATTGGCGAATGGGGGCCTTGAATACTGTTGTGCTCATTTTTAGCTCCCTCACAATGGCATTGGGCATTCACTATTTCCAAAAGGGTGATCGCCAGAAGGCGATCATAAGTCTCGCCGTTACCGTCTTGTGTGGGGCCGTCTTCATGGTGGTGAAATACTTTGAGTATTCTCACAAATTGCATTTGGGTCTGGCACCAGCGAAATTCTTCACGAATCCAGAAATGGCCAATATTGAACATATCAAAATCTACTTTGGCTTGTATTACACCATGACGGGTCTCCACGGAGCACACGTTTTAATTGGCATGGGGTTGATCAGTTGGATCCTTTATCGAGCTATCGCAAAGGACGAGTTTGGACCCAAATACTTTACACCCGTGGAGGGCGTAGGCCTTTTTTGGCACATTATTGATTTGATATGGATTTTTCTTTTTCCGCTATTTTATCTGACTTAA
- a CDS encoding heme A synthase, translating to MIRQALFTWAGPLSSPSLLMLRKGTFALCILILTLIALGGATRAMDAGLACPDWPLCFGQFIPDFDVQVYFEFIHRVLAGLIALMTLALSIAMHLNPAIPSHIRNLSKLTLVILGVQIVMGGLTVLKLLHFGTVTAHLGLGIAFFGCLVWIYLSIHHEESKGSYKPEINLKGLGRVNFLYLLVSAIVYVQILLGGLVSSNYAGLACPDWPTCQGKWFPSFGGLVGLQVIHRLGAYISIFAIFGAYYLVSKMKVPRSLLVTGRWMNGLILAQLLVGISNVKLGIPPLITVAHLVFAALIFAFGLRIVFESQRLSKLP from the coding sequence ATGATCCGACAAGCTCTCTTCACCTGGGCCGGTCCACTTTCTTCTCCCTCCCTCTTGATGCTTCGAAAAGGGACCTTTGCTCTTTGCATTTTGATTTTGACTTTGATTGCATTGGGTGGAGCCACGCGCGCCATGGACGCGGGCCTTGCCTGTCCTGATTGGCCGCTCTGTTTTGGCCAATTCATACCTGACTTTGACGTACAAGTTTATTTTGAATTCATACATCGCGTCCTTGCTGGCTTAATTGCTCTAATGACATTGGCACTTAGCATCGCCATGCATCTCAACCCTGCTATACCGTCTCATATACGAAATTTGAGCAAACTCACCTTAGTGATTCTTGGCGTTCAAATTGTCATGGGTGGCCTCACTGTCCTTAAACTCTTGCATTTTGGAACTGTCACAGCCCATTTGGGCTTGGGAATCGCCTTTTTTGGGTGCTTGGTTTGGATCTATTTGTCCATTCACCACGAAGAGTCCAAAGGCAGTTATAAACCCGAAATAAATCTCAAAGGATTGGGTCGGGTGAATTTTCTTTATCTCCTTGTTTCCGCAATTGTGTATGTACAGATTTTGTTGGGAGGTCTTGTCTCTTCCAATTATGCTGGATTGGCCTGTCCCGATTGGCCAACTTGCCAAGGAAAATGGTTTCCCAGCTTTGGGGGCCTCGTGGGATTACAGGTTATCCACCGGCTAGGGGCCTACATTTCCATTTTTGCAATTTTTGGAGCCTATTATTTGGTCTCAAAAATGAAGGTGCCTAGGTCGCTGTTGGTCACGGGAAGATGGATGAATGGTCTCATCCTCGCACAACTGCTTGTGGGAATTTCCAATGTGAAATTGGGGATTCCGCCCCTCATCACCGTGGCACACCTTGTCTTTGCTGCGCTTATTTTTGCATTCGGACTCAGGATTGTTTTTGAATCTCAGCGTCTTTCGAAATTGCCCTGA
- the ctaD gene encoding cytochrome c oxidase subunit I, protein MAHVANATHNEDYLHHGKGLWSWMTTLDHKRIGLMYFLSILVFFFIGGIYALLIRTELIAPGSTIMGPDQYNKVMTYHGSIMVFMVIIPGIPAFLGNFLLPIMLGAKDVAFPRLNLASYYVFMLGAFISVTSLFTTGVDTGWTFYTPYSLQTKSGVILMVAGAFTMGMSSILTGLNFIVTVHRLRAPGMTMTRMPLMVWALYSTAILQVLATPVLGITLLLLIFERLFGVGIFDSTLGGDPVLFQHFFWFYSHPAVYIMILPAMGVISELIATFSRKTIFGYTAIAYSSLAIAVLSFFVWGHHLFVSGQSEWAGILFSFITMLVGVPTAIKMFNWVATMYRGSVKLDAPMLFAVGFMFLFLIGGLTGIMLATIALDVHLHDTYFVVAHFHYVMVGGTLMAFMGGIYYWFPKMFGKMVNEFPAKLSWFFIFLGFNVTFFPQFILGSLGMPRRYFDYLPEFTALNRISTVGSYLIATGFLIALGTIIHGLIAGRKATANPWGGKTLEWTIASPPIHDNFNKIPVITAGPYEYR, encoded by the coding sequence TCGGATTGATGTACTTCCTTAGCATCCTGGTCTTCTTTTTCATTGGAGGAATTTACGCGCTTTTGATCAGAACAGAGCTGATTGCCCCGGGGTCCACAATCATGGGACCCGATCAGTACAACAAAGTGATGACCTATCACGGATCCATTATGGTTTTTATGGTGATCATTCCTGGAATTCCCGCATTTTTGGGAAATTTCTTGTTACCTATTATGCTCGGAGCCAAGGACGTCGCTTTCCCTCGCCTCAATTTGGCCAGCTATTATGTTTTCATGCTGGGCGCATTCATCTCTGTGACATCACTCTTCACAACTGGAGTTGATACGGGATGGACGTTTTATACTCCTTATAGCCTGCAAACAAAAAGTGGTGTCATCTTGATGGTCGCCGGCGCCTTCACGATGGGCATGTCCTCGATCCTGACTGGGCTCAACTTCATCGTTACCGTGCATCGCCTCCGAGCTCCTGGAATGACCATGACTCGGATGCCGTTGATGGTATGGGCCCTTTATTCGACCGCCATTCTTCAGGTTTTGGCGACTCCCGTACTTGGAATCACTCTCCTGCTGTTGATCTTCGAAAGATTATTCGGAGTGGGGATTTTTGATTCGACATTGGGTGGGGACCCCGTGCTATTTCAGCACTTCTTTTGGTTCTACTCACATCCTGCCGTCTACATCATGATTCTCCCAGCTATGGGAGTCATTTCAGAATTGATTGCTACTTTTTCCCGAAAGACTATTTTTGGCTATACAGCCATTGCTTATTCAAGCCTTGCGATTGCGGTCCTGAGTTTCTTTGTATGGGGGCACCACCTTTTTGTTAGCGGACAGTCAGAATGGGCCGGAATTTTGTTTTCATTTATAACCATGCTCGTCGGCGTTCCAACAGCGATCAAGATGTTCAATTGGGTGGCCACGATGTACAGGGGTTCTGTCAAATTGGACGCTCCTATGCTTTTTGCCGTTGGCTTTATGTTTCTTTTCTTGATCGGCGGTCTGACTGGAATCATGCTGGCAACAATTGCCCTGGATGTTCATCTGCATGACACTTACTTTGTTGTCGCTCATTTTCATTATGTGATGGTGGGTGGGACTCTGATGGCGTTCATGGGTGGGATTTATTATTGGTTTCCCAAGATGTTTGGGAAAATGGTGAATGAATTTCCAGCAAAATTGTCCTGGTTTTTTATTTTTCTTGGCTTTAACGTGACGTTCTTCCCTCAATTCATTCTTGGGAGTCTTGGAATGCCACGACGATATTTTGATTACCTTCCTGAGTTCACAGCTCTCAATCGGATTTCAACCGTTGGCTCTTATTTAATTGCAACTGGCTTTCTGATCGCATTAGGGACAATTATTCACGGTCTTATTGCAGGAAGAAAGGCCACAGCAAACCCCTGGGGGGGTAAAACTCTGGAATGGACGATTGCTTCACCCCCAATTCATGACAACTTCAATAAAATTCCAGTCATTACGGCAGGTCCTTATGAGTATCGCTAA
- a CDS encoding protoheme IX farnesyltransferase, with translation MLIFLKRLVKFNLIPFVVLTAVAGYWLSFRIEYSFEWTHFLGLIFGVTLISAGSFALNQVQEYQLDRLMHRTQARPIATGELSPQQGLIVSLSLMSCGSLVLFWIQPLSALLGLLTIFSYNGLYTMIWKPRWIFAAIPGAIPGAMPVVIGYSANSTQIFTRECVYAFLVMFMWQMPHFWALALKYKEDYRRGNVPTLPVAMDDSRTLYFIGIYMLVYVALAVISPWIIDSSWLYLLVVIPFSIKVLFEFVRFFRSKGKTGWLSFFLWTNFSMLAFLFVPILDRWLEIFLEMRNL, from the coding sequence GTGCTTATTTTTTTAAAGCGCCTAGTGAAATTTAATTTGATCCCATTTGTAGTACTTACTGCAGTGGCCGGCTATTGGCTTAGTTTTCGAATCGAATACAGTTTTGAATGGACCCATTTTTTGGGCCTCATTTTTGGAGTCACGTTGATCAGTGCAGGTAGTTTTGCCCTCAACCAGGTTCAGGAATATCAATTGGACAGGCTGATGCATAGAACTCAAGCACGACCGATTGCTACTGGCGAATTGAGCCCCCAGCAAGGTCTTATTGTTTCTTTGTCTTTGATGAGCTGTGGCAGTCTTGTTTTGTTTTGGATACAACCTCTTTCAGCTCTTCTGGGATTGCTGACTATTTTTAGTTACAATGGACTGTACACTATGATCTGGAAACCTCGCTGGATATTTGCTGCCATTCCGGGCGCCATTCCGGGCGCTATGCCTGTGGTGATTGGATACTCCGCCAATAGCACTCAAATCTTTACTCGGGAATGTGTCTACGCATTTCTCGTTATGTTTATGTGGCAAATGCCACATTTTTGGGCGCTTGCTTTAAAATACAAAGAAGATTATCGAAGGGGAAATGTCCCAACTTTGCCTGTTGCAATGGACGACTCTCGCACTCTCTATTTCATTGGAATATACATGCTCGTTTATGTTGCACTCGCAGTGATCTCTCCGTGGATCATAGATTCGAGTTGGCTCTATCTCCTGGTCGTCATTCCATTCTCAATCAAGGTTCTTTTCGAATTTGTGAGATTCTTTCGTTCAAAGGGAAAAACGGGATGGCTCTCCTTTTTTCTATGGACCAACTTTAGTATGTTGGCTTTTTTATTTGTTCCCATCCTAGATAGGTGGTTGGAAATTTTTCTTGAAATGAGGAACCTATGA
- a CDS encoding cytochrome C oxidase subunit IV family protein → MEHGNHDTTHHIIPSQVYFKTFAALMILTLLTVLISPTVMGEAVHFGKLNIILAMAVASTKATLVVLFFMGLKYDGKMNKLIFGSGIFFLVVLYGFSIFDILTRLDQSPK, encoded by the coding sequence ATGGAACACGGAAACCACGACACTACACACCACATCATTCCCAGTCAGGTTTATTTTAAGACCTTTGCAGCGCTCATGATTTTAACTTTGCTGACTGTACTCATCTCCCCAACTGTTATGGGTGAGGCCGTTCATTTCGGTAAACTTAACATCATCCTTGCGATGGCCGTCGCAAGCACAAAGGCCACCTTGGTCGTCTTGTTTTTTATGGGCTTAAAATATGATGGAAAAATGAACAAACTCATTTTTGGTTCGGGTATTTTCTTTTTGGTCGTATTGTATGGCTTTTCAATTTTTGATATCTTGACTCGTTTAGACCAGTCACCTAAGTAG